In Piliocolobus tephrosceles isolate RC106 chromosome 4, ASM277652v3, whole genome shotgun sequence, the following are encoded in one genomic region:
- the SETD9 gene encoding SET domain-containing protein 9 isoform X1: MPGRLLRGLWQRWGRYKYRFVPWIALNLSHNPRTLRYVPEESKDKVISDEDVLGTLLKVFQALFLNDFNKQSEILTMLPESVKSKYQDLLAVEHQGVKLLENRHQQQSTFKPEEILYKTLGFSVAQATSSLISAGKGVFVTKGLVPKGAVVSMYPGTVYQKYEPIFFQSIGNPFIFRCLDGVLIDGNDKGISKVVYRSCNGRDRLGPLKMSDSTWLTSEIHNPLAVGQYVNNCSNDRAANVCYQEFDVPAVFPIELKQYLPNIAYSYDKQSPLRCVVLVALRDISQGEELFSNYYTIVS, from the exons ATGCCGGGACGTCTGCTGCGGGGCCTGTGGCAGCGATGGGGCCGTTACAAGTACCGCTTCGTTCCCTGGATCGCGCTGAACCTAAGCCACAACCCGAG GACCCTCCGGTATGTTCCAGAGGAATCCAAAGACAAAGTTATCTCAGATGAAGATGTCCTAGGAACGTTACTGAAAGTTTTCCAGGCTCTGTTCTTAAATGATTTCAATAAACAATCAGAAATCTTGACTATGCTTCCAGAATCTGTTAAATCAAAATATCAAGACCTACTGGCAGTTGAACATCAAGGGGTGAAACTGCTTGAAAACAGACATCAACAGCAAAGTACCTTTAAACCGGAAGAAATTCTTTACAAGACTCTGGGTTTCAGTGTTGCCCAAGCAACTAGCTCATTGATTTCTGCTGGAAAAGGTGTCTTCGTtacaaaaggattggtaccaaaaGGCGCAGTCGTATCTATGTATCCTG GTACAGTATATCAGAAATATGAGCCGATCTTTTTCCAGTCCATTGgaaatccatttatttttagatgCCTGGATGGGGTACTCATTGATGGGAATGACAAAGGAATATCAAAAGTTGTGTACAG ATCTTGCAATGGGAGGGATCGACTCGGCCCTTTAAAAATGAGTGATAGTACATGGCTAACGTCAGAAATTCATAACCCTCTGGCTGTGGGACAGTATGTCAACAATTGTTCCAATG ACAGAGCAGCTAATGTCTGTTATCAGGAATTTGATGTGCCTGCAGTTTTCCCTATAGAACTGAAGCAGTATCTTCCAAACATTGCCTACAGCTATGACAAACAAAG ccCACTTCGATGTGTTGTTCTTGTCGCACTTAGGGACATCAGTCAAGGAGAAGAGCTTTTTTCAAACTACTACACAATTGTCAGCTAA
- the SETD9 gene encoding SET domain-containing protein 9 isoform X4, whose translation MLPESVKSKYQDLLAVEHQGVKLLENRHQQQSTFKPEEILYKTLGFSVAQATSSLISAGKGVFVTKGLVPKGAVVSMYPGTVYQKYEPIFFQSIGNPFIFRCLDGVLIDGNDKGISKVVYRSCNGRDRLGPLKMSDSTWLTSEIHNPLAVGQYVNNCSNDRAANVCYQEFDVPAVFPIELKQYLPNIAYSYDKQSPLRCVVLVALRDISQGEELFSNYYTIVS comes from the exons ATGCTTCCAGAATCTGTTAAATCAAAATATCAAGACCTACTGGCAGTTGAACATCAAGGGGTGAAACTGCTTGAAAACAGACATCAACAGCAAAGTACCTTTAAACCGGAAGAAATTCTTTACAAGACTCTGGGTTTCAGTGTTGCCCAAGCAACTAGCTCATTGATTTCTGCTGGAAAAGGTGTCTTCGTtacaaaaggattggtaccaaaaGGCGCAGTCGTATCTATGTATCCTG GTACAGTATATCAGAAATATGAGCCGATCTTTTTCCAGTCCATTGgaaatccatttatttttagatgCCTGGATGGGGTACTCATTGATGGGAATGACAAAGGAATATCAAAAGTTGTGTACAG ATCTTGCAATGGGAGGGATCGACTCGGCCCTTTAAAAATGAGTGATAGTACATGGCTAACGTCAGAAATTCATAACCCTCTGGCTGTGGGACAGTATGTCAACAATTGTTCCAATG ACAGAGCAGCTAATGTCTGTTATCAGGAATTTGATGTGCCTGCAGTTTTCCCTATAGAACTGAAGCAGTATCTTCCAAACATTGCCTACAGCTATGACAAACAAAG ccCACTTCGATGTGTTGTTCTTGTCGCACTTAGGGACATCAGTCAAGGAGAAGAGCTTTTTTCAAACTACTACACAATTGTCAGCTAA
- the SETD9 gene encoding SET domain-containing protein 9 isoform X5, with protein sequence MYPGTVYQKYEPIFFQSIGNPFIFRCLDGVLIDGNDKGISKVVYRSCNGRDRLGPLKMSDSTWLTSEIHNPLAVGQYVNNCSNDRAANVCYQEFDVPAVFPIELKQYLPNIAYSYDKQSPLRCVVLVALRDISQGEELFSNYYTIVS encoded by the exons ATGTATCCTG GTACAGTATATCAGAAATATGAGCCGATCTTTTTCCAGTCCATTGgaaatccatttatttttagatgCCTGGATGGGGTACTCATTGATGGGAATGACAAAGGAATATCAAAAGTTGTGTACAG ATCTTGCAATGGGAGGGATCGACTCGGCCCTTTAAAAATGAGTGATAGTACATGGCTAACGTCAGAAATTCATAACCCTCTGGCTGTGGGACAGTATGTCAACAATTGTTCCAATG ACAGAGCAGCTAATGTCTGTTATCAGGAATTTGATGTGCCTGCAGTTTTCCCTATAGAACTGAAGCAGTATCTTCCAAACATTGCCTACAGCTATGACAAACAAAG ccCACTTCGATGTGTTGTTCTTGTCGCACTTAGGGACATCAGTCAAGGAGAAGAGCTTTTTTCAAACTACTACACAATTGTCAGCTAA
- the SETD9 gene encoding SET domain-containing protein 9 isoform X2 — protein sequence MVGFGLGTLRYVPEESKDKVISDEDVLGTLLKVFQALFLNDFNKQSEILTMLPESVKSKYQDLLAVEHQGVKLLENRHQQQSTFKPEEILYKTLGFSVAQATSSLISAGKGVFVTKGLVPKGAVVSMYPGTVYQKYEPIFFQSIGNPFIFRCLDGVLIDGNDKGISKVVYRSCNGRDRLGPLKMSDSTWLTSEIHNPLAVGQYVNNCSNDRAANVCYQEFDVPAVFPIELKQYLPNIAYSYDKQSPLRCVVLVALRDISQGEELFSNYYTIVS from the exons ATGGTGGGTTTCGGATTGGG GACCCTCCGGTATGTTCCAGAGGAATCCAAAGACAAAGTTATCTCAGATGAAGATGTCCTAGGAACGTTACTGAAAGTTTTCCAGGCTCTGTTCTTAAATGATTTCAATAAACAATCAGAAATCTTGACTATGCTTCCAGAATCTGTTAAATCAAAATATCAAGACCTACTGGCAGTTGAACATCAAGGGGTGAAACTGCTTGAAAACAGACATCAACAGCAAAGTACCTTTAAACCGGAAGAAATTCTTTACAAGACTCTGGGTTTCAGTGTTGCCCAAGCAACTAGCTCATTGATTTCTGCTGGAAAAGGTGTCTTCGTtacaaaaggattggtaccaaaaGGCGCAGTCGTATCTATGTATCCTG GTACAGTATATCAGAAATATGAGCCGATCTTTTTCCAGTCCATTGgaaatccatttatttttagatgCCTGGATGGGGTACTCATTGATGGGAATGACAAAGGAATATCAAAAGTTGTGTACAG ATCTTGCAATGGGAGGGATCGACTCGGCCCTTTAAAAATGAGTGATAGTACATGGCTAACGTCAGAAATTCATAACCCTCTGGCTGTGGGACAGTATGTCAACAATTGTTCCAATG ACAGAGCAGCTAATGTCTGTTATCAGGAATTTGATGTGCCTGCAGTTTTCCCTATAGAACTGAAGCAGTATCTTCCAAACATTGCCTACAGCTATGACAAACAAAG ccCACTTCGATGTGTTGTTCTTGTCGCACTTAGGGACATCAGTCAAGGAGAAGAGCTTTTTTCAAACTACTACACAATTGTCAGCTAA
- the SETD9 gene encoding SET domain-containing protein 9 isoform X3 — translation MPGRLLRGLWQRWGRYKYRFVPWIALNLSHNPRTLRYVPEESKDKVISDEDVLGTLLKVFQALFLNDFNKQSEILTMLPESVKSKYQDLLAVEHQGVKLLENRHQQQSTFKPEEILYKTLGFSVAQATSSLISAGKGVFVTKGLVPKGAVVSMYPGTVYQKYEPIFFQSIGNPFIFRCLDGVLIDGNDKGISKVVYRSCNGRDRLGPLKMSDSTWLTSEIHNPLAVGQYVNNCSNDRAANVCYQEFDVPAVFPIELKQYLPNIAYSYDKQR, via the exons ATGCCGGGACGTCTGCTGCGGGGCCTGTGGCAGCGATGGGGCCGTTACAAGTACCGCTTCGTTCCCTGGATCGCGCTGAACCTAAGCCACAACCCGAG GACCCTCCGGTATGTTCCAGAGGAATCCAAAGACAAAGTTATCTCAGATGAAGATGTCCTAGGAACGTTACTGAAAGTTTTCCAGGCTCTGTTCTTAAATGATTTCAATAAACAATCAGAAATCTTGACTATGCTTCCAGAATCTGTTAAATCAAAATATCAAGACCTACTGGCAGTTGAACATCAAGGGGTGAAACTGCTTGAAAACAGACATCAACAGCAAAGTACCTTTAAACCGGAAGAAATTCTTTACAAGACTCTGGGTTTCAGTGTTGCCCAAGCAACTAGCTCATTGATTTCTGCTGGAAAAGGTGTCTTCGTtacaaaaggattggtaccaaaaGGCGCAGTCGTATCTATGTATCCTG GTACAGTATATCAGAAATATGAGCCGATCTTTTTCCAGTCCATTGgaaatccatttatttttagatgCCTGGATGGGGTACTCATTGATGGGAATGACAAAGGAATATCAAAAGTTGTGTACAG ATCTTGCAATGGGAGGGATCGACTCGGCCCTTTAAAAATGAGTGATAGTACATGGCTAACGTCAGAAATTCATAACCCTCTGGCTGTGGGACAGTATGTCAACAATTGTTCCAATG ACAGAGCAGCTAATGTCTGTTATCAGGAATTTGATGTGCCTGCAGTTTTCCCTATAGAACTGAAGCAGTATCTTCCAAACATTGCCTACAGCTATGACAAACAAAG